One window of the Thermodesulfomicrobium sp. WS genome contains the following:
- the pdxT gene encoding pyridoxal 5'-phosphate synthase glutaminase subunit PdxT, whose protein sequence is MRIGVLALQGGFAEHAAALARLGIAHRQVRVPKDLEGISGLIIPGGESTTLGILAVAGGLVEPLRSFAATRPVWGVCAGLVFLARDPGRHQTTLGVMDIQVARNAYGRQRESFQAEVQVADLGAFPGVFIRAPRLVAWGEAVVPLAWRGDEVVGVRQGMIWATAFHPELTADTRLHALWAQLCR, encoded by the coding sequence ATGCGCATCGGAGTGCTGGCCCTGCAAGGGGGCTTTGCCGAGCACGCCGCGGCCCTTGCGCGTTTGGGCATCGCGCACCGGCAGGTGCGTGTCCCCAAGGACCTGGAAGGAATCTCCGGCCTCATCATCCCCGGCGGGGAGAGTACGACCCTGGGCATCCTTGCCGTCGCCGGCGGGCTCGTGGAGCCGCTGCGCTCCTTTGCCGCCACGCGGCCGGTATGGGGGGTGTGCGCGGGGCTGGTGTTCTTGGCCCGGGATCCGGGGCGCCATCAGACCACGTTGGGGGTGATGGACATCCAGGTGGCGCGCAACGCCTATGGCCGCCAGCGGGAGAGCTTTCAGGCCGAGGTGCAGGTGGCGGACCTGGGAGCCTTCCCTGGGGTGTTCATCCGCGCCCCGCGTCTGGTGGCCTGGGGGGAGGCCGTGGTCCCCTTGGCCTGGCGTGGGGATGAGGTGGTCGGCGTGCGTCAGGGAATGATTTGGGCCACGGCCTTTCACCCGGAACTCACCGCCGACACGCGCCTGCACGCCCTGTGGGCGCAGCTGTGCCGTTGA
- the pdxS gene encoding pyridoxal 5'-phosphate synthase lyase subunit PdxS codes for METRDVLGEGLARMLKGGVIMDVVSPEQAVVAEQAGACAVMALERVPADIRAQGGVARMSDPGLIREIMAAVSIPVMAKCRIGHFVEARILEAVGVDYIDESEVLTPADESHHIDKRSFRVPFVCGCRDLGEALRRVAEGAAMIRTKGEAGTGDVSEAVRHARLVQGAIRRLCSMAEDEVAAYAKELRAPLDLVWQTRKLGRLPVVHFAAGGIATPADAALMMHLGMDGVFVGSGIFKSADPQARARAIVQAVTHFADFEKLAEISAGLGEAMSGVAVQQLADAARLAQRGW; via the coding sequence ATGGAGACACGCGACGTATTGGGCGAGGGACTGGCGCGCATGCTCAAGGGTGGGGTGATCATGGATGTGGTGAGCCCGGAGCAGGCGGTGGTGGCGGAGCAGGCCGGGGCCTGCGCGGTCATGGCCTTGGAGCGGGTACCGGCGGATATCCGCGCCCAGGGCGGGGTGGCGCGCATGTCCGACCCTGGGCTCATCCGGGAGATCATGGCTGCGGTGAGCATCCCGGTCATGGCCAAATGCCGCATCGGCCATTTCGTGGAGGCCCGCATCCTGGAGGCCGTGGGCGTGGACTACATCGATGAGAGCGAAGTCCTGACCCCGGCGGACGAATCCCACCATATCGACAAGCGCAGCTTTCGTGTGCCCTTTGTGTGCGGCTGTCGTGACCTGGGTGAGGCCCTGCGCCGCGTTGCCGAGGGGGCGGCCATGATCCGCACCAAGGGCGAGGCGGGCACCGGGGATGTGTCCGAGGCGGTGCGCCATGCCCGCTTGGTACAGGGGGCCATCCGGCGTCTGTGCTCCATGGCCGAGGACGAAGTGGCGGCCTACGCCAAGGAACTGCGCGCTCCGCTGGATCTGGTGTGGCAGACGCGAAAACTCGGCCGCTTGCCGGTGGTGCATTTTGCCGCGGGCGGCATCGCCACGCCGGCGGATGCGGCACTCATGATGCACCTGGGCATGGACGGGGTGTTCGTGGGCTCCGGCATCTTCAAGAGTGCGGACCCGCAGGCCCGCGCCCGGGCCATTGTCCAGGCGGTCACGCATTTTGCCGACTTTGAGAAACTCGCCGAGATCAGTGCCGGCCTGGGCGAGGCCATGAGCGGCGTGGCGGTGCAGCAATTGGCGGACGCGGCCCGCCTGGCGCAGAGGGGCTGGTGA
- a CDS encoding 3'-5' exonuclease produces the protein MSVFVALDFETADGSRESACAVGVVRVEAGRVTARLARLIRPPHLTFSPFCVRIHGITPAMVADAPDFGQLWPQIAPLVAGARFLAAHNAAFDRGVLSACCRHYGIPIPALPFVCTVRLSRKAWNLPSAALPVVCRHLGIPLKHHDAASDAWACARIVLAIQKDAPELLSPYFDHS, from the coding sequence ATGTCCGTCTTTGTCGCCCTGGATTTCGAGACCGCGGACGGCAGCCGCGAGAGCGCCTGCGCCGTGGGCGTGGTGCGGGTGGAGGCCGGGCGGGTGACGGCGCGGCTGGCGCGTCTCATCCGGCCCCCGCACCTGACCTTTTCGCCGTTTTGTGTCCGCATCCATGGCATCACCCCGGCCATGGTGGCCGATGCCCCGGATTTTGGGCAATTGTGGCCGCAGATCGCCCCCCTTGTGGCCGGGGCGCGGTTTCTGGCCGCCCACAACGCGGCCTTCGATCGCGGAGTGCTTAGCGCCTGTTGCCGGCACTACGGCATCCCTATCCCGGCATTGCCCTTCGTCTGTACCGTGCGCCTTTCCCGCAAGGCCTGGAATCTTCCTTCGGCAGCCCTGCCTGTGGTATGCAGGCACTTGGGCATTCCTTTGAAGCACCACGACGCCGCTTCCGACGCATGGGCGTGCGCGCGCATCGTTTTGGCCATCCAGAAGGATGCGCCCGAGCTGCTTTCCCCTTATTTCGATCATTCTTGA
- the hypE gene encoding hydrogenase expression/formation protein HypE, with protein MDRILLDAGSGGKASHRLIHDLFFRLLGNDYLTRMDDAALLPVSGPVAVSTDGFTVSPLFFPGGDIGALAVHGTVNDVAMLGARPRFLTAAFVIEEGFLMADLERIVTSMAKAAKEAGVLVVAGDTKVVPKGAADGMFITTTGIGEVLVQPAPSGHRAKPGDAVLVSGFLGDHGLAIMASREGLSFDVPVVSDCASLNGLVEAVLAAVPEVHVLRDPTRGGLITTLNEIAAQSGVEIQVEEAAVPVRPEVASGCSFLGLDPLYLANEGKLVCLVPEAHGDAALAALRAHPLGRHAARIGTAAAGPSRVVITTPLGGQRLADMLEGEQLPRIC; from the coding sequence ATGGATCGCATTCTCTTGGACGCCGGAAGCGGGGGCAAGGCCTCGCACCGCCTGATCCACGACCTCTTTTTCCGATTGCTGGGCAACGACTATCTCACCCGCATGGACGACGCCGCCCTCTTGCCCGTCTCCGGGCCTGTGGCGGTGAGCACCGACGGGTTCACCGTGAGCCCGCTCTTTTTCCCTGGCGGCGACATCGGCGCCTTGGCGGTGCACGGCACGGTCAACGACGTGGCCATGCTCGGCGCCCGCCCCCGCTTCCTTACCGCGGCCTTCGTCATCGAAGAGGGCTTCTTGATGGCGGACCTTGAGCGCATCGTCACCTCCATGGCCAAAGCCGCCAAGGAGGCCGGGGTGCTCGTGGTGGCCGGAGATACCAAAGTGGTGCCCAAAGGCGCGGCGGATGGCATGTTCATCACCACCACCGGCATCGGTGAGGTGCTGGTGCAGCCCGCGCCCAGCGGCCACCGCGCAAAGCCCGGGGACGCGGTGCTCGTGAGCGGCTTTCTAGGGGACCATGGCCTGGCCATCATGGCGAGCCGCGAAGGCCTTTCCTTCGACGTGCCGGTGGTCTCCGACTGTGCGAGCTTGAACGGCCTGGTGGAGGCCGTGCTCGCGGCGGTGCCCGAGGTGCACGTGCTGCGCGACCCCACCCGCGGCGGCCTCATCACCACCTTGAATGAAATCGCCGCCCAATCGGGCGTGGAGATCCAGGTGGAGGAAGCGGCCGTGCCGGTGCGGCCGGAGGTGGCTTCCGGATGTTCCTTCTTGGGGCTCGATCCGCTCTATCTCGCCAACGAGGGCAAACTCGTGTGCCTGGTGCCTGAGGCGCATGGCGACGCCGCCCTGGCGGCCTTGCGCGCCCATCCCTTGGGCCGGCACGCCGCGCGCATCGGTACGGCTGCGGCCGGCCCCAGCCGGGTGGTGATCACCACTCCCTTGGGCGGCCAGCGCCTGGCGGATATGCTGGAGGGCGAGCAGCTGCCGCGCATCTGCTGA
- the hypD gene encoding hydrogenase formation protein HypD — protein sequence MDQRIDGFHDPALCRSLVGAIRERLAGRRLRFMEVCGTHTVAIFRSGIRSVLADVVEHLSGPGCPVCVTHDREVAAFLDLASRPKVTVATFGDLMRVPGPGGRSLKAAQAEGATVKIVYSPADALEWAAAHPEEQVVFLGVGFETTAPAVAATLQMAKAREIMNFSVLSMHKLVPPALAALAADPDISLDAFLLPGHVSAIIGTEPYQFLAAEHGIPAVVAGFEPVDILDAIKTLAEMTAGGTARVENCYRRVVADAGNPRAMAILDEVFAVTDAPWRGIGVIPRSGLALRPEYAPWDARVVFAVEEQDVPPIPGCRCGEVLKGKLAPDGCPLFGRVCTPAAPVGPCMVSTEGSCAAYFKYRVR from the coding sequence ATGGATCAGCGTATTGACGGCTTTCACGACCCCGCGTTGTGCCGTTCTTTGGTGGGGGCCATTCGCGAGCGGTTGGCGGGCCGACGCCTCCGTTTCATGGAGGTGTGCGGCACCCATACGGTGGCCATTTTCCGCTCCGGCATCCGCTCGGTGCTCGCGGACGTGGTGGAGCACCTCTCCGGACCAGGGTGCCCGGTGTGCGTCACCCACGACCGCGAGGTGGCGGCATTCTTGGACCTGGCTTCCCGCCCCAAGGTGACCGTGGCCACCTTTGGCGACCTCATGCGCGTCCCCGGCCCCGGGGGGCGCAGCCTCAAGGCCGCGCAGGCCGAGGGCGCCACGGTGAAGATCGTCTACTCTCCGGCCGATGCCCTGGAGTGGGCCGCCGCGCATCCCGAAGAACAGGTGGTGTTCTTGGGCGTGGGCTTCGAGACCACGGCACCGGCGGTGGCAGCCACCCTCCAGATGGCCAAGGCGCGGGAGATCATGAACTTTTCCGTGCTGAGCATGCACAAGCTGGTGCCCCCGGCCCTGGCGGCCTTGGCCGCGGACCCGGACATCTCTCTGGATGCCTTCCTCCTCCCTGGCCATGTCTCGGCCATCATCGGCACCGAGCCGTACCAATTCCTGGCCGCGGAGCACGGCATCCCTGCGGTGGTCGCTGGCTTCGAACCTGTAGACATCTTGGACGCCATCAAGACCCTGGCGGAGATGACTGCAGGCGGCACGGCGCGGGTGGAAAACTGTTATCGTCGGGTGGTGGCGGACGCAGGCAACCCCCGGGCCATGGCCATCTTGGACGAAGTATTCGCCGTCACCGACGCCCCCTGGCGCGGCATCGGCGTCATCCCGCGCAGCGGTCTCGCCCTGCGGCCCGAGTACGCCCCCTGGGACGCCCGCGTGGTGTTCGCCGTGGAAGAGCAGGACGTGCCGCCCATTCCCGGCTGCCGCTGCGGCGAGGTGCTCAAGGGCAAGCTCGCCCCGGACGGGTGCCCGCTCTTCGGCCGGGTCTGCACCCCGGCAGCCCCGGTGGGACCGTGCATGGTGTCCACCGAAGGCTCGTGCGCCGCATACTTCAAATACCGGGTGCGCTAG
- a CDS encoding HDIG domain-containing metalloprotein: protein MTHGPAMLHHIPAAPCGRIPSDETCQAWWRAYDMLPHIERHSAQVAAIATEIATLAVAAGKTIAADLGADDAVRLVRAAALLHDLGKTYCIRHGGNHSQLGAAWAMECTGNPRLAQGVLHHVYWPGALDPELHFLPLVVSYSDKRVRHEEIVSVDERFTDLLERYGRTPQSREHIHRTWAQARQLESTLSTYLGVPLHEHPFDCRRLVPGA, encoded by the coding sequence ATGACCCACGGACCTGCCATGCTCCACCACATCCCTGCCGCGCCGTGCGGGCGCATCCCTTCGGACGAAACGTGTCAGGCATGGTGGCGTGCCTACGACATGCTGCCGCACATCGAGCGCCATAGCGCCCAGGTGGCGGCCATTGCCACGGAAATCGCCACCCTGGCGGTCGCCGCAGGCAAAACCATCGCCGCGGATCTCGGCGCCGACGACGCCGTGCGCCTGGTGCGGGCCGCGGCCCTGCTCCATGACCTCGGCAAGACCTACTGCATCCGCCACGGCGGCAACCACAGCCAGCTGGGGGCGGCCTGGGCCATGGAGTGCACGGGAAATCCGCGCCTGGCGCAAGGGGTGCTCCACCACGTGTATTGGCCCGGGGCTCTGGACCCGGAGCTCCACTTCCTCCCCCTCGTAGTCTCGTACAGCGACAAACGGGTACGGCACGAAGAGATCGTCTCCGTGGACGAACGCTTCACCGATCTCCTGGAGCGCTACGGCCGCACCCCTCAAAGCCGGGAGCATATCCACCGCACCTGGGCCCAGGCCCGGCAACTGGAATCCACCTTGAGCACCTATTTGGGAGTGCCACTGCATGAACATCCTTTTGATTGCCGGAGGTTGGTCCCCGGAGCGTGA
- a CDS encoding D-alanine--D-alanine ligase, whose translation MNILLIAGGWSPERDVSLLGAEQIEGALRRLGHQVRRFDPEGGLHGIFDAAQGQDFAFLNLHGSPGEDGLVQALLETIPLPYQGAGPRGSLLALDKAAAKAVFVRAGLATPAWEFVSANRIASWHPRLPYPLVLKPNRGGSSVGVAFVNNEAERITQLARPEVLGQDLIAEVCIHGVELTCGVLEGKTLPPILIRPKAGSFFDYASKYLPGASDEICPAPVDAATTRKLQEMAQTAHEALGLADYSRSDFLMDGAGKLWILETNTLPGMTATSLLPQEAAAVGLSFEDLLAELIRLGMRKHS comes from the coding sequence ATGAACATCCTTTTGATTGCCGGAGGTTGGTCCCCGGAGCGTGACGTCTCCTTGCTCGGGGCCGAGCAGATCGAGGGCGCCCTGCGCCGTCTGGGCCACCAGGTGCGACGCTTCGACCCCGAAGGCGGACTGCACGGGATCTTCGACGCCGCACAAGGCCAGGATTTCGCCTTTCTCAATCTCCACGGCTCCCCCGGCGAAGACGGCCTGGTGCAGGCCCTTCTCGAGACCATCCCGCTTCCCTACCAGGGCGCTGGCCCTCGTGGTTCGCTGCTCGCCCTGGACAAGGCCGCGGCCAAGGCCGTCTTTGTCCGTGCCGGGCTCGCCACCCCGGCCTGGGAGTTCGTGTCCGCCAACCGGATCGCCTCGTGGCACCCCCGGCTGCCCTATCCTTTGGTGCTCAAGCCCAATCGCGGCGGCTCCAGCGTCGGCGTCGCCTTTGTGAACAATGAGGCCGAGCGCATCACCCAGCTCGCCCGGCCCGAAGTGCTCGGCCAAGACCTCATCGCCGAGGTGTGCATCCACGGAGTGGAACTCACCTGCGGCGTCCTGGAGGGCAAGACGCTTCCGCCGATCCTCATCCGCCCCAAGGCCGGCAGCTTCTTCGACTACGCGAGCAAATACCTGCCCGGCGCCAGCGACGAAATCTGCCCTGCACCCGTGGACGCCGCCACCACCCGAAAACTCCAAGAGATGGCTCAAACCGCCCATGAGGCGTTAGGACTTGCCGACTACAGCCGCTCGGATTTCCTCATGGATGGCGCAGGGAAACTCTGGATCCTCGAAACCAACACCCTGCCGGGCATGACCGCCACGAGCCTTTTGCCCCAAGAGGCCGCGGCTGTGGGGCTTTCCTTCGAAGACCTGCTTGCCGAACTCATCCGTCTGGGGATGCGCAAGCATTCATGA
- a CDS encoding glycosyltransferase N-terminal domain-containing protein, protein MNRLYALLATLAAPALLHPRLRAGAAERLMRTTAPRCQLWIQAASAGECRLVAPLLAALPTPLSILATATTTQGRDFLASCAPQAAVREITLHVRHQPWDHPALVGRLLDQAAPKAVVLLETELWPGILAACAARRIPVTVASARMTRRSFARYLRLRPWFSSMGPALVAAVSPQDAARFAALFPQAQVEVIPSLKFALALDPEETPPADLAQMAAATSPVLVLGSVRAEEENMVLALITHLRALAPQAGILLFPRHLHRIATWQRHLERAGIPFRLRSGNHPIAPGEVLLGDRFGELRAAYAMAHRAFVGGTFVGGGHNFLEPLAQGVLPSIGPHWEHFAWVGKPVVDQWVTVTATPQEAARSLLLPAPPRHAVRAAFAAAVAAQADGARHIVRLLTPFLEPLSQP, encoded by the coding sequence ATGAACCGCCTCTACGCCCTGCTTGCCACCCTCGCCGCGCCCGCCCTGCTGCACCCACGCCTGCGCGCAGGCGCAGCCGAGCGACTCATGCGCACCACGGCGCCCCGTTGCCAACTCTGGATCCAAGCCGCCTCCGCCGGCGAATGCCGGCTGGTGGCCCCGCTTTTGGCAGCGCTCCCCACGCCCCTCAGTATCCTTGCCACCGCCACCACCACCCAAGGCCGGGACTTTCTCGCCTCCTGCGCCCCCCAGGCGGCAGTGCGAGAGATTACCCTGCACGTACGGCACCAGCCTTGGGACCACCCCGCACTGGTGGGGCGCCTGCTGGACCAGGCCGCGCCGAAGGCCGTGGTGCTCCTGGAGACCGAGCTTTGGCCCGGCATCCTTGCGGCCTGTGCCGCGCGCCGCATCCCGGTTACCGTGGCCAGCGCCCGCATGACACGGCGTTCCTTTGCCCGCTACCTGCGCCTTCGCCCCTGGTTTTCCTCCATGGGGCCCGCGCTGGTCGCCGCCGTGAGCCCCCAGGACGCGGCCCGCTTCGCCGCCCTGTTCCCGCAGGCGCAGGTGGAGGTGATCCCCAGCCTCAAATTCGCCCTGGCCCTGGACCCCGAGGAAACCCCTCCCGCAGACCTCGCCCAGATGGCGGCGGCCACCAGTCCGGTCCTGGTGCTGGGCTCCGTGCGCGCCGAAGAAGAGAACATGGTGCTCGCCCTCATCACCCATCTGCGCGCCCTGGCCCCCCAGGCGGGCATCCTCCTCTTCCCCCGCCACCTGCACCGGATCGCGACCTGGCAAAGACACCTGGAGCGCGCCGGGATCCCCTTTCGGCTGCGCTCGGGAAACCACCCCATCGCCCCCGGGGAGGTGCTGCTGGGAGACCGCTTCGGCGAACTGCGCGCCGCCTACGCCATGGCCCACCGCGCCTTCGTGGGCGGGACTTTCGTGGGCGGCGGTCACAATTTTCTCGAACCCTTGGCCCAAGGCGTGCTCCCCTCCATCGGCCCGCACTGGGAACACTTCGCCTGGGTGGGAAAACCCGTGGTCGATCAATGGGTGACGGTCACCGCCACCCCTCAGGAAGCCGCCCGGTCGCTGCTGCTCCCGGCGCCGCCGCGACACGCCGTGCGCGCGGCCTTTGCCGCAGCCGTGGCCGCCCAGGCCGACGGCGCGCGCCATATCGTCCGTCTGCTCACCCCCTTCCTGGAGCCTCTGTCCCAACCATGA
- the kdsB gene encoding 3-deoxy-manno-octulosonate cytidylyltransferase gives MNVLAIIPARYASSRFPGKPLAPILGKPMFWHVATRAAASPAVGRVVLATDDARIEAAARDLGVAVVRTRPDHPSGSDRVLEAARILKATPDTVVLNVQGDEPLLHPEMLDALVAPFARPEVGITTLARPISAHEATRPDTVKVVRATDGRALYFSRAPIPYGRDAQPQYLGHIGLYGFRLPLLEKFAKLGQSPLERMECLEQLRLLEAGIPIHVAITPHMSFGVDRPEDIDTVTRILNEQAS, from the coding sequence ATGAACGTCCTTGCCATCATCCCCGCCCGCTACGCCAGTTCCCGCTTTCCCGGAAAGCCCCTGGCGCCCATCCTCGGCAAACCCATGTTCTGGCACGTGGCCACCAGGGCCGCGGCAAGCCCTGCGGTCGGGCGCGTGGTGCTCGCCACGGACGACGCACGCATCGAGGCCGCAGCCCGCGACCTCGGGGTGGCCGTGGTGCGCACCCGGCCCGATCACCCCAGCGGCTCTGACCGGGTGTTGGAAGCCGCCCGCATCCTCAAGGCCACGCCGGACACCGTCGTGCTCAACGTCCAAGGCGACGAACCCCTGCTCCACCCGGAGATGCTCGACGCCCTGGTGGCGCCCTTTGCCCGCCCCGAGGTGGGCATCACCACCTTGGCGCGGCCCATCAGCGCCCATGAGGCCACACGGCCGGACACCGTGAAAGTGGTACGCGCCACCGACGGCCGGGCGCTGTATTTCTCCCGCGCCCCTATCCCGTACGGCCGCGATGCGCAGCCCCAATACCTCGGACACATCGGTCTCTACGGGTTCCGGCTGCCGCTTCTTGAAAAGTTTGCTAAACTGGGTCAAAGTCCCTTGGAACGCATGGAGTGCCTGGAGCAGTTGCGCCTTTTGGAGGCCGGCATTCCCATCCACGTGGCCATCACGCCCCACATGAGTTTTGGGGTGGACCGGCCGGAAGACATCGACACCGTAACCCGCATCCTCAACGAGCAGGCATCATGA
- the carA gene encoding glutamine-hydrolyzing carbamoyl-phosphate synthase small subunit, which translates to MKALLALEDGTLFPGTSFTGPGETGGEVIFNTGMTGYQEILTDPSYFGQMVCMTYPHIGNYGINPEDVESGRIHCAALIVRECCPVPSNWRATESLPQYLSRHGVMGLEGIDTRALTRHLRIHGAMRGIISTAVDDPAALVAKARSLPSMEGAGLADHVAPKAPYHWTPQGPVPAPQSQDGLPCWPEGGRFRVVVYDYGVKWNILRLMAAHGIAIIGVPPRFPAEAVRRLSPHGVFLSNGPGDPAALTQEIAIIRQLCDEFPVAGICLGHQLLGLALGGRSFKLKFGHHGVNHPVQNLATGKIDISSQNHGFCVDISGLDDLEKTHINLNDKTLEGFRHRKKPIFCVQHHPEAGPGPHDCQAFFPRFARMLETGAPV; encoded by the coding sequence ATGAAAGCTCTCCTTGCCCTGGAAGACGGCACCCTGTTCCCCGGCACCTCGTTCACCGGACCGGGGGAAACCGGTGGGGAAGTCATCTTCAACACCGGCATGACCGGATATCAGGAAATCCTCACGGACCCATCCTATTTTGGCCAGATGGTGTGCATGACGTACCCGCACATCGGCAACTACGGCATCAATCCCGAAGACGTGGAGTCCGGCCGCATCCACTGCGCGGCGCTCATCGTGCGCGAGTGCTGCCCGGTGCCCTCCAATTGGCGGGCCACGGAAAGTCTGCCCCAATATCTCTCCCGCCACGGGGTCATGGGGCTGGAGGGGATCGACACCCGGGCCCTTACCCGGCACCTGCGTATCCACGGCGCCATGCGCGGCATCATCTCCACGGCGGTGGACGATCCCGCGGCCCTGGTGGCCAAGGCCCGCAGCCTTCCTTCCATGGAAGGGGCAGGGCTTGCGGACCATGTCGCCCCCAAGGCGCCGTACCACTGGACACCGCAGGGCCCCGTCCCGGCCCCGCAAAGCCAAGACGGCCTGCCCTGCTGGCCCGAGGGCGGACGCTTCCGGGTGGTGGTCTACGACTACGGCGTCAAGTGGAACATCCTGCGCCTCATGGCGGCGCACGGTATCGCCATCATCGGCGTGCCGCCACGCTTCCCCGCCGAGGCCGTGCGACGGCTCTCTCCCCACGGCGTGTTCCTCTCCAACGGCCCCGGCGACCCCGCGGCCCTCACGCAGGAGATCGCCATCATCCGCCAACTCTGCGACGAATTCCCCGTGGCCGGCATCTGCCTAGGACACCAGCTCTTGGGCCTGGCCTTGGGCGGCCGCAGCTTCAAGCTCAAGTTCGGCCACCACGGCGTGAACCACCCGGTACAAAACCTCGCCACCGGCAAGATCGACATCTCCTCCCAGAATCACGGTTTTTGTGTGGACATCTCGGGCCTGGACGATCTGGAAAAGACGCATATCAACCTCAACGACAAGACCCTGGAAGGCTTCCGCCACCGGAAAAAACCCATCTTCTGCGTGCAGCATCATCCGGAAGCCGGCCCTGGCCCCCATGACTGCCAGGCCTTCTTCCCGCGCTTTGCCCGGATGCTGGAAACCGGCGCCCCGGTCTAA
- a CDS encoding tetratricopeptide repeat protein: MSAEVLKAKKQLNDVYGLLKQGKLLSAVRNLLEATQFVLRAQLLKHEFKAFQESLDKAAYFLANDQGLKKIYPLQIPYKPGMEKELAQSLTELYSFLQENFQEELQVSMQSLEAKRQELWAKLEAAAAAGNSAEAERAARKVIETAPEDTDLKEAIADLFLEHGLLDLAIAMLKEAHAQNPESAHIFNKLAMTLRKAGHLEEAEQCYLHALERAPKDEYLHFNLGRVYLDMRQWKRAMECADKAIALNADFDEARKMRLYAHKQMQRA; this comes from the coding sequence ATGTCCGCCGAAGTGCTCAAAGCCAAGAAACAGCTCAACGATGTCTACGGCCTGCTCAAACAGGGCAAGCTCTTGTCGGCGGTACGCAACCTCCTGGAGGCCACGCAGTTCGTGCTCCGGGCCCAGCTGCTCAAACACGAATTCAAGGCCTTCCAAGAATCGCTGGACAAGGCGGCCTATTTCCTCGCCAACGACCAGGGCCTCAAAAAGATCTATCCCCTGCAGATCCCCTACAAACCCGGCATGGAAAAGGAACTGGCCCAGAGTCTCACCGAGCTCTACAGCTTCCTCCAGGAAAACTTCCAGGAGGAGCTTCAAGTGAGCATGCAGTCCCTGGAGGCCAAACGTCAGGAGCTCTGGGCCAAGCTGGAGGCGGCCGCCGCCGCGGGCAACAGCGCCGAGGCTGAACGCGCCGCGCGCAAAGTCATCGAAACCGCGCCCGAGGATACGGACCTCAAAGAGGCCATCGCGGACCTCTTTTTGGAGCATGGTCTGCTGGATCTGGCCATTGCCATGCTCAAGGAGGCCCACGCCCAAAACCCCGAGTCCGCCCATATCTTCAACAAATTGGCCATGACGCTGCGCAAGGCCGGACACCTGGAAGAGGCGGAACAGTGCTATCTCCACGCCCTGGAGCGCGCGCCCAAGGACGAATACCTCCACTTCAACCTCGGCCGGGTGTACCTGGACATGCGCCAATGGAAACGGGCCATGGAGTGTGCGGACAAGGCCATCGCCCTCAACGCGGATTTTGACGAAGCCCGCAAGATGCGCCTTTATGCGCACAAGCAGATGCAGCGCGCCTAA